A part of Streptomyces sp. NBC_01235 genomic DNA contains:
- a CDS encoding SCO2524 family protein encodes MQLRPRQHLLEIWQAVARHSFDNGEWQWGEWGGRSSVADAERLLCLLYPATEIEPFRLDDPDTTQLDVERALRNAGDSSEIPMNLLEILGDFMENHRGEESPTFAGGYYFAPENPEHELSKEQEEVGVVDSYSMSITLCLATLGFLKVYRGKTQRAGTLARIDKLRDATSARLTAAMVSLLRSFTVNVVDIASDQGQALARLLGRGRLSDRQVLQRFQDRFKSLRALISESVTLGLDTDVADQLRNENRLFECGWAWSLVKDAPEVEVEAQTAQDIGKQPQGVAHAVPYLYFTVVALDGIPALSSERTLVLGLLTAEQQKLADALRLRWEITQQYWSGIARFDAATWPLEEVPWRTTLQQLESEYFSLSVASILVHDLVRRRATDDDLTRTVAVMERLAERGRITSRTAREDPAIGLHNPGVTLPLLGSEEIGPAMKWTMGDFSAQLLKRTVQLCALSRTIGSQDRLLTLAESILDHLWARRVSDGEGVGLWDNVHAVYPESPVRTGPLSWSITERVTECMVAAHALYTQDPIRSSEMTALAQAALSEAAHLFGKEQLEQPAPALKSPQGEEIKGIEADLRRARQLVDKQPGTAHALTLGVLARLYALARARGADARGADARGV; translated from the coding sequence ATGCAGTTGAGGCCGAGGCAGCACCTTTTGGAGATCTGGCAGGCCGTCGCCCGTCATTCCTTCGACAACGGAGAATGGCAATGGGGTGAATGGGGCGGCCGCAGCAGCGTCGCCGACGCGGAGCGCCTGCTCTGCCTTCTGTACCCCGCCACCGAAATCGAACCGTTCCGTCTGGACGACCCCGACACCACTCAGCTGGACGTGGAGAGGGCCCTCAGGAACGCGGGTGACTCCAGCGAGATTCCCATGAACCTCCTGGAGATCCTCGGCGACTTCATGGAGAACCACCGCGGCGAGGAGAGTCCGACCTTCGCCGGCGGCTACTACTTCGCCCCGGAGAACCCGGAGCACGAACTCTCCAAGGAGCAGGAGGAAGTGGGAGTCGTCGACTCCTACTCCATGTCGATCACGCTCTGCCTGGCCACCCTCGGCTTCCTCAAGGTGTACCGGGGCAAGACCCAGCGGGCCGGCACCCTCGCCCGCATCGACAAGCTGAGGGACGCGACCAGCGCCCGCCTGACCGCGGCGATGGTGAGCCTGCTGCGTTCCTTCACCGTCAATGTCGTCGACATCGCCTCCGACCAGGGGCAGGCGCTTGCCCGGCTGCTCGGCCGGGGCCGGCTGTCCGACCGCCAGGTCCTGCAACGCTTCCAGGACCGGTTCAAGTCGCTGCGCGCCCTCATCAGCGAGAGCGTCACCCTCGGCCTGGACACCGACGTCGCCGACCAACTCCGCAACGAGAACCGGCTGTTCGAGTGCGGCTGGGCCTGGAGCCTGGTGAAGGACGCACCCGAGGTCGAGGTCGAGGCGCAGACCGCCCAGGACATCGGCAAGCAGCCTCAGGGTGTCGCCCACGCCGTGCCGTACCTGTACTTCACCGTCGTCGCCCTCGACGGCATCCCCGCCCTGTCCTCCGAGCGCACCCTCGTCCTCGGCCTGCTCACCGCCGAACAGCAGAAGCTGGCCGACGCGCTGCGGCTGCGCTGGGAGATCACCCAGCAGTACTGGTCGGGCATCGCCCGCTTCGACGCCGCCACCTGGCCGCTGGAGGAGGTCCCCTGGCGCACCACGCTCCAGCAGCTGGAGTCCGAGTACTTCTCGCTGTCCGTGGCCTCGATCCTCGTCCACGACCTGGTGCGCCGCCGTGCCACCGACGACGACCTCACCCGCACCGTCGCCGTCATGGAACGCCTCGCCGAACGCGGCCGCATCACGAGCCGCACGGCCCGTGAGGATCCGGCGATCGGCCTGCACAACCCCGGAGTCACCCTCCCGCTGCTGGGCAGTGAGGAGATCGGCCCGGCCATGAAGTGGACGATGGGCGACTTCTCCGCGCAGCTGCTCAAGCGGACCGTCCAACTGTGCGCGCTGTCCCGGACCATCGGCTCGCAGGACCGTCTGCTCACGCTCGCCGAGAGCATCCTCGACCACCTCTGGGCGCGTCGCGTCAGCGACGGCGAGGGTGTCGGCCTGTGGGACAACGTGCACGCCGTGTACCCCGAATCACCGGTCCGCACAGGACCGTTGTCCTGGAGCATCACCGAGCGTGTCACCGAGTGCATGGTCGCCGCGCACGCCCTCTACACGCAGGATCCGATCCGCAGCTCCGAGATGACCGCCCTCGCCCAGGCGGCGCTCAGCGAAGCAGCCCACCTGTTCGGCAAGGAGCAGCTGGAGCAGCCCGCCCCCGCCCTCAAGAGCCCCCAGGGAGAAGAGATCAAGGGCATCGAGGCCGACCTGCGTCGCGCCCGTCAGCTCGTCGACAAACAGCCCGGCACCGCCCACGCGCTCACCCTCGGCGTCCTCGCCCGGCTCTACGCCCTGGCCCGCGCCCGGGGCGCAGACGCCCGGGGCGCAGACGCCCGGGGGGTGTGA
- a CDS encoding SCO2525 family SAM-dependent methyltransferase — protein MRADSADGGSILNADVSWDEFDPDEYMRRNYLHLQCVDLEIIQIMSRHFGDHFGAEFDPPRSGIDVGTGSNLYPALAMLPWCGEITFLERSASNVDYLQRQVPGYDAHWDQFWAALRQHKTYEACEELPRRRFRQAVRVRPGCLFDLTERQDRWSMGTMFFVAESITTSLQEFHRAVACFVGALSPGAPFVAGFMEDSLGYRVGDAKFPACCIDSSRLLDSLSPFADELDVVRTGNHGSLVRDGYRGILVARGFKSFGAG, from the coding sequence ATGCGAGCGGATTCGGCTGATGGCGGATCAATCCTAAACGCCGATGTGTCCTGGGATGAGTTCGACCCGGACGAATACATGCGTCGAAATTACCTCCACCTCCAGTGCGTCGACCTGGAGATCATCCAGATCATGAGCAGGCACTTCGGTGATCACTTCGGTGCGGAATTCGACCCTCCGCGGTCCGGGATCGATGTGGGTACGGGCTCGAACCTGTACCCCGCGCTCGCGATGCTGCCTTGGTGTGGCGAGATCACGTTCCTTGAGCGGTCGGCGAGCAATGTGGACTACCTGCAACGGCAAGTACCCGGCTATGACGCGCACTGGGATCAGTTTTGGGCCGCCCTGCGTCAGCACAAGACCTATGAGGCGTGCGAGGAGCTGCCCAGGCGGAGGTTTCGGCAAGCGGTCCGGGTGCGGCCTGGCTGTCTGTTCGATCTGACCGAGCGTCAGGACCGTTGGTCCATGGGCACGATGTTCTTCGTCGCCGAATCGATCACGACATCACTCCAGGAGTTCCATCGGGCGGTTGCTTGCTTCGTGGGGGCACTCTCCCCGGGGGCTCCGTTCGTCGCCGGATTCATGGAAGACTCGTTGGGGTACCGGGTCGGCGATGCCAAGTTTCCGGCTTGCTGTATTGACAGTTCGCGGCTCCTTGACAGCCTTTCTCCTTTCGCCGACGAACTCGACGTCGTCCGGACGGGGAATCATGGGAGCCTCGTCAGGGACGGTTACAGGGGGATACTCGTCGCTCGTGGATTCAAGTCTTTCGGCGCGGGGTAG
- a CDS encoding GNAT family N-acetyltransferase → MRPLRPDHFQSTFPQAPPLKELRDDVLRIRHALDVDLPDIHRLDREAFPGAAYPYFALRQFFDVFDDFLLVAEDMEDRILVGYILACPKPDGDSCWLHSLGVTESLRGRGLGRRLVVEVLKLLLAEGFREARLTVHPGNATALRLYESFGFTPDSDAPRPDYYGPGEIRMTMTLRLR, encoded by the coding sequence ATGCGTCCTCTTCGACCAGATCATTTCCAGTCGACCTTCCCCCAGGCTCCCCCACTCAAGGAGCTTCGCGACGACGTCCTGCGGATCAGGCACGCCCTGGACGTCGACCTGCCCGACATCCATCGCCTCGACCGGGAAGCCTTCCCCGGTGCCGCCTACCCCTACTTCGCGCTGCGTCAGTTCTTCGACGTGTTCGACGACTTCCTGCTCGTCGCCGAGGACATGGAAGACCGCATCCTCGTGGGATACATCCTGGCCTGCCCGAAACCGGACGGAGACTCCTGCTGGCTCCACAGCCTCGGTGTCACCGAAAGCCTGCGCGGGCGCGGCCTGGGCCGTCGACTCGTCGTCGAGGTCCTGAAGCTGCTGCTGGCCGAAGGTTTCCGCGAGGCCCGCCTGACGGTGCACCCTGGTAACGCCACGGCTCTGCGCTTGTACGAGTCCTTCGGGTTCACCCCCGATTCCGACGCCCCGCGCCCGGACTACTACGGCCCCGGCGAAATCCGCATGACCATGACCCTGCGCCTCCGCTGA
- a CDS encoding P-loop NTPase fold protein, with the protein MEGLPGLAPQPGGAVALTSWQSAAGATRIASAGDDGTVRIWDGENGAPVGGPLTGHNAGLWALTSWQVRGGSTRLASGGDDGTVRIWDPESGTEIGEPLRGHDAGVWALTSWQTADGSARIASAGEDNTIRIWDATTGAPVGSPLTGHDAGIWALTSWQAADGSARIASAGDDGTVRIWDATTGTAIAQPLTGHEGRVLAVTSWVGDGETVRIASGGADGYLRIWDDEGSLLLTTRPAGTWVMALTSWCAPDRTVRIASAHYDRTVRLWDAGTGDQVHSPLLGHRAGVMALTSWSRPAGTPRFASASDDGTIRIWDAESAGPVGEPLDGHTASIQALTSWFGHDGGARIVSGHADGLLHIWDADTGAPRREAVDAHTGWIRALTHWITPDGRGCIASASYDGTIRYTDAETGSAVGAPPPMQPGGVLSLATWSGPGGTRLIATGAYDGTIRVWNIETGDQCGPDLTGHSAEVQALAHFKGPNGQDWLGSASDDGTVRVWNVEEGTQVGAPLVGHVGGVLAVTAWTSDDGTAGLASAGYDGTVRLWDPWTQTARGALLTGHSGRIRALTSWTLPDGTCRVASAGFDAVVRVWDPATGTQAGVPLVGHTLMVWSLTCWQDHAGTCRLVSAGYDGAIRMWDPELGLAIRTIEAGPVTLWGLSDAPAASDLLDRDTLAQAIADQIIRPETAGDADEAGPTVVTVEGPWGCGKSTLMRLVQNKLDERATARPQTAAARPRRLTVREAVRQLDGKGTPPRPRRRADSPPPSRIVTAWFNPWAHQSGEQLWAGLTDAIIQAASQVLCPTEEAWHRYWFSRNIRRIERFALRRSIWRRLLSPVLGVGVGAVVIQLAAAVGGNTTTVETLGLDMTPETLLLGLSAALFTIGIAHTVLRYWWGRATDFLPAALFSGPLLGSATDDGTGAGETAYSFYDPLLRARAGSLYLHQHDVGDVLADLTASGHSLVVFVDDLDRCHASTTAEVFEAVNLFLSGFTHRGDLKARFVIGLDPAVVAAHLDHIHVVLTLDDTVLQGDDATPGWAFLRKLVQLPVTLPQISEEGIGRFVDVVTAGASAVTRIPSTRDPRARTPRLTAPAGIGPTPPSATGPVPPGGHGSGVPHLTTAFPPSPVQTIPWRAMQSHPQIRDFIAERLAARTDRSIREAKRQLNVWQLYERALAVTHPLTRPAEAMERSRKLIVLAEIITRWPALQGNLYRNVPGARGIDLLANAVNDDASWATAVTTVGLAAPVHAHAIEELRQLLRECDGRAVAAMARLVL; encoded by the coding sequence TTGGAAGGATTACCCGGGCTCGCTCCTCAACCGGGCGGAGCGGTCGCACTGACGTCCTGGCAGAGTGCCGCCGGTGCGACACGGATCGCCTCCGCAGGCGACGACGGCACCGTACGGATCTGGGACGGTGAGAACGGCGCCCCGGTCGGCGGTCCGCTGACGGGCCACAACGCGGGACTCTGGGCGCTGACCTCGTGGCAGGTCCGAGGCGGGTCGACTCGGCTCGCTTCAGGCGGGGACGACGGGACCGTACGCATCTGGGACCCGGAGTCGGGCACAGAGATCGGCGAGCCGTTACGGGGACACGACGCGGGCGTGTGGGCGCTGACCTCGTGGCAGACCGCCGACGGATCCGCTCGCATCGCGTCCGCGGGCGAGGACAACACCATCCGGATCTGGGACGCGACGACCGGCGCCCCCGTCGGCTCCCCGTTGACCGGGCACGACGCGGGTATCTGGGCACTGACCTCGTGGCAGGCCGCCGACGGATCGGCTCGCATCGCGTCCGCGGGCGACGACGGGACCGTACGGATCTGGGACGCGACGACGGGAACGGCCATCGCTCAGCCTCTGACCGGCCACGAGGGTCGCGTCCTGGCGGTGACATCCTGGGTGGGCGACGGAGAGACGGTCAGGATCGCGTCCGGCGGCGCCGACGGATACCTTCGCATCTGGGACGACGAGGGAAGCCTGCTGCTCACCACTCGCCCGGCCGGCACCTGGGTCATGGCACTGACCTCATGGTGCGCACCCGACAGAACGGTCCGCATCGCCTCGGCCCACTACGACAGGACGGTGCGCCTCTGGGACGCCGGCACCGGCGATCAGGTCCACTCCCCGCTCCTCGGCCATCGCGCCGGGGTGATGGCCCTGACAAGTTGGAGTCGGCCCGCCGGCACGCCGCGTTTCGCGTCCGCGAGCGACGACGGCACGATACGCATCTGGGACGCGGAGTCCGCCGGCCCGGTGGGCGAACCCCTCGACGGGCACACCGCCTCGATCCAGGCGCTCACCAGCTGGTTCGGCCACGACGGCGGTGCGCGCATCGTCTCCGGTCACGCCGACGGTCTGCTGCACATCTGGGACGCCGACACCGGTGCACCCAGGAGGGAGGCGGTGGACGCCCACACGGGGTGGATCAGGGCGCTCACCCACTGGATCACCCCGGACGGCAGGGGGTGCATCGCATCCGCCAGTTATGACGGCACGATCCGGTACACGGACGCCGAAACGGGAAGCGCCGTGGGCGCACCTCCGCCCATGCAGCCGGGCGGTGTCCTGTCCTTGGCCACCTGGTCGGGCCCGGGCGGAACCCGGCTGATCGCCACCGGCGCCTACGACGGCACCATCCGTGTCTGGAACATCGAGACCGGTGACCAGTGCGGTCCCGACCTGACCGGACACAGCGCCGAGGTACAGGCGTTGGCCCACTTCAAGGGACCCAATGGCCAGGACTGGCTCGGATCGGCGAGCGACGACGGCACGGTCCGCGTGTGGAACGTCGAGGAGGGGACACAGGTCGGCGCCCCACTCGTCGGGCACGTCGGCGGGGTGCTCGCCGTCACCGCCTGGACATCGGACGACGGCACCGCGGGGCTGGCCTCCGCCGGGTACGACGGCACGGTCCGCCTGTGGGATCCCTGGACCCAGACGGCACGTGGTGCTCTCCTGACCGGACACTCGGGTCGGATCCGGGCCCTGACCTCATGGACACTCCCGGACGGGACGTGCCGAGTCGCCTCCGCGGGCTTCGACGCCGTGGTGCGGGTGTGGGACCCGGCAACGGGGACCCAGGCAGGTGTGCCGCTCGTCGGACACACCCTGATGGTGTGGTCGTTGACCTGCTGGCAGGATCACGCCGGCACCTGCCGGCTCGTGTCTGCGGGCTACGACGGCGCGATTCGTATGTGGGACCCGGAACTCGGGCTGGCCATCCGCACCATCGAAGCCGGTCCGGTCACCCTCTGGGGTCTGTCCGACGCCCCCGCCGCATCGGATCTGCTCGACCGGGACACCCTTGCCCAGGCGATCGCCGACCAGATCATCCGCCCCGAAACCGCGGGCGACGCCGACGAGGCGGGCCCGACCGTGGTCACCGTGGAAGGACCGTGGGGCTGCGGCAAGAGCACCCTGATGCGACTGGTGCAGAACAAGCTCGACGAACGGGCCACCGCAAGGCCACAGACTGCGGCAGCCCGCCCCCGGCGCCTCACGGTCCGGGAGGCCGTCCGCCAACTCGACGGCAAGGGGACCCCGCCCCGCCCCCGCCGACGAGCCGACTCGCCACCACCCAGCAGGATCGTGACCGCCTGGTTCAACCCTTGGGCCCACCAGTCCGGAGAACAGCTCTGGGCGGGCCTGACCGACGCCATCATCCAGGCCGCCTCCCAGGTGCTGTGTCCGACGGAGGAGGCCTGGCACAGGTACTGGTTCAGCCGCAACATCAGGCGCATCGAGCGGTTCGCCCTGCGCCGCTCCATCTGGCGCCGACTACTGTCACCCGTCCTCGGCGTCGGAGTCGGCGCCGTCGTCATCCAGTTGGCCGCAGCCGTGGGCGGCAATACGACCACCGTCGAGACGCTGGGCCTGGACATGACACCCGAGACGCTGTTGCTGGGCCTGTCCGCGGCACTGTTCACCATCGGAATCGCCCATACGGTGCTGCGCTATTGGTGGGGCAGGGCAACGGACTTCCTCCCCGCCGCGCTCTTCTCCGGCCCGCTGCTCGGCTCCGCCACGGACGACGGCACCGGCGCGGGAGAGACGGCGTACAGCTTCTACGACCCGCTGCTGCGTGCGAGGGCAGGTTCGCTGTATCTGCATCAGCACGACGTCGGGGACGTACTGGCGGACCTGACGGCGTCCGGTCACAGCCTCGTGGTCTTCGTGGACGACCTCGACCGCTGCCATGCCAGCACCACGGCCGAGGTCTTCGAGGCCGTCAATCTGTTCCTCTCGGGCTTCACTCACCGCGGTGACCTGAAGGCCCGTTTCGTCATCGGTCTGGACCCCGCCGTCGTGGCGGCCCATCTTGATCACATACATGTCGTCCTCACCCTCGACGACACCGTGCTGCAGGGCGACGATGCGACCCCGGGCTGGGCCTTTCTGCGCAAGCTCGTCCAACTGCCCGTCACCCTGCCTCAGATAAGCGAGGAGGGAATCGGTCGCTTCGTCGACGTCGTCACTGCGGGCGCCTCCGCCGTGACGCGGATCCCGTCCACCAGGGATCCCAGGGCACGGACACCACGCCTCACAGCTCCGGCAGGCATCGGGCCCACGCCCCCGTCGGCCACCGGCCCCGTACCGCCCGGCGGTCACGGGAGCGGCGTTCCTCACCTCACGACGGCGTTTCCGCCTTCGCCCGTCCAGACCATCCCGTGGCGAGCGATGCAGAGCCACCCCCAGATCCGCGACTTCATCGCCGAGCGTCTCGCCGCCCGGACCGATCGGTCCATCCGGGAGGCGAAGCGCCAGCTCAACGTGTGGCAGTTGTACGAGAGGGCCTTGGCGGTGACGCATCCGCTCACCCGCCCGGCCGAGGCGATGGAGCGCAGCCGGAAGCTGATCGTCCTCGCGGAGATCATCACGCGCTGGCCGGCCCTGCAGGGCAACCTCTACCGCAACGTGCCGGGCGCCCGAGGAATCGATCTGCTGGCGAACGCCGTGAACGACGACGCGTCGTGGGCAACCGCCGTCACCACGGTGGGCCTCGCGGCGCCGGTACATGCCCACGCGATCGAGGAGTTGAGGCAATTGCTGAGAGAGTGCGACGGCAGGGCGGTCGCGGCGATGGCGAGGCTGGTGCTGTGA
- a CDS encoding pyridoxal phosphate-dependent aminotransferase, translating to MTHPRFRNSTEIEKFAQTYARDLADGHARHSLHPDTVARLGSVLSKAFDITTMRAGHQQAVEDDFLDLLTARTGETYPRSRTRFLYSASVAIDVMAKFFRGDHGTKLGVITPTFDNIPALLQMSCDNVLPIPEARLLPRADLDYLDHSGVNALLIVNPNNPTGRHLARNELCELLNWAATRRVVVVFDLSFRMLEETTCLPVLDLADEVGAPVATIDDTGKVISMHDTKVSVLSFSEALAPRLTEIVSQYLLNVSAVNIALLSAALDSTASGHDEVAAARALARSNRQHLRARLSEIPLPASPFCLSGEASGPGASMSVEWLNFAELADPLLAACRSRGLELLPGNSFFWESHKTPAESRDWIRVALLRDPHQFHSACDALIDALVGLRPA from the coding sequence ATGACTCATCCCCGCTTCAGAAACTCGACCGAGATCGAGAAATTTGCGCAGACCTACGCGAGGGACCTTGCCGACGGGCACGCCCGGCACAGCCTGCACCCGGACACAGTGGCCCGCCTGGGCAGTGTGCTCAGCAAGGCTTTCGACATCACCACGATGCGCGCGGGCCATCAGCAGGCCGTCGAAGACGACTTCCTTGATCTGCTCACCGCGCGGACCGGAGAGACCTACCCTCGCAGCCGGACCCGCTTTCTCTATTCGGCCTCCGTGGCCATTGACGTCATGGCCAAGTTCTTCCGCGGCGACCACGGCACCAAGCTCGGCGTGATCACACCGACATTCGATAACATTCCGGCGCTGCTGCAGATGTCCTGTGACAATGTCCTCCCCATACCCGAAGCCCGTCTGCTGCCACGCGCCGACCTCGACTACCTGGACCATTCCGGCGTCAACGCCCTGCTGATCGTGAACCCCAACAATCCGACCGGCCGTCACCTGGCCCGGAACGAGCTGTGCGAGTTACTGAACTGGGCCGCGACACGGCGGGTCGTCGTGGTTTTCGATCTATCGTTCCGAATGCTCGAGGAGACCACGTGTCTACCCGTCCTCGACCTCGCGGACGAGGTCGGCGCGCCCGTGGCCACCATCGACGACACGGGCAAGGTCATCTCCATGCACGACACCAAAGTGAGCGTGCTCTCCTTCAGCGAGGCACTGGCCCCTCGCCTCACCGAGATCGTCAGCCAGTACCTCCTCAACGTGTCCGCCGTCAACATAGCCCTGCTGTCCGCTGCCCTGGACTCCACCGCCAGCGGTCACGACGAGGTTGCCGCGGCCCGCGCCTTGGCCCGGTCGAACCGGCAGCACCTGCGGGCTCGGCTGTCCGAAATTCCACTCCCGGCCAGCCCCTTCTGCCTGAGCGGCGAAGCGTCGGGGCCGGGAGCCTCGATGAGCGTGGAGTGGCTGAACTTCGCCGAGCTCGCCGACCCCCTGCTCGCCGCCTGCCGCTCCCGCGGGCTGGAGCTGCTCCCCGGCAATTCGTTCTTCTGGGAATCGCACAAGACTCCCGCCGAGTCGCGCGACTGGATCAGGGTCGCCCTTCTCAGGGATCCACACCAGTTCCACAGCGCATGTGATGCCCTGATCGACGCTCTCGTCGGTCTGCGTCCGGCCTAA
- a CDS encoding NAD(P)-dependent oxidoreductase gives MAHKGIVAVSGSNLVPEGVLSYVRSRGYETRHVPHDHFSPTELDHLLDGARGYLIGGYESANEENFERATELEVAAFVGTDYQANVGGWKRAHSLGIAVVHAAGANADSVAELTVSLILAMSRSLCSSPLTPQSVETEQPPAGTELHGKRLGILGLGRIGGRVARAASLGLGMDVVYHAPERNISAELQLGVGYCPREELFRTSDVISLHRPGPLPGETPDVGRRELELVRTSCVLINAAHPGLVDLDALLWAAREKSVRCAFDGVAVGHAWKPLLHLGTDRFLALPAMGYHTSEANLRASRWAAEALCDVLDGGSHRLVSNPNFRTVRRAVRG, from the coding sequence GTGGCCCACAAGGGAATTGTCGCGGTGAGCGGCAGCAATCTGGTACCGGAGGGCGTCCTCTCGTATGTGCGAAGCCGCGGTTACGAGACGCGTCATGTGCCGCACGACCATTTCTCACCCACAGAACTGGATCATCTACTGGACGGTGCGCGCGGATACCTCATAGGTGGCTACGAGTCGGCGAACGAGGAGAACTTCGAGCGCGCCACAGAGCTGGAAGTCGCAGCGTTCGTCGGCACCGACTACCAGGCCAACGTCGGCGGTTGGAAACGGGCGCACAGCCTGGGCATCGCCGTCGTCCACGCGGCAGGGGCCAATGCCGATTCCGTGGCCGAACTGACCGTATCCCTGATACTCGCCATGTCCCGCTCCCTCTGTTCGAGTCCCCTCACACCACAGTCAGTGGAAACGGAACAGCCACCGGCCGGAACCGAACTCCATGGAAAGCGCCTCGGCATTCTGGGCCTCGGCCGCATCGGTGGGCGAGTCGCCCGAGCGGCGTCGCTGGGCCTGGGAATGGACGTCGTCTACCACGCTCCTGAGCGGAACATCTCTGCCGAGCTTCAACTGGGCGTCGGGTACTGCCCCAGAGAGGAGCTCTTCCGAACCAGTGACGTCATCAGCCTGCATCGACCGGGGCCCCTGCCAGGGGAGACCCCTGACGTCGGGCGCCGGGAACTCGAACTGGTCCGCACATCATGTGTTCTGATCAACGCTGCTCATCCCGGGCTGGTGGACCTGGACGCGCTGCTGTGGGCCGCGCGGGAGAAGTCCGTGCGCTGCGCCTTCGACGGAGTGGCCGTCGGCCACGCGTGGAAGCCCCTGTTGCACCTCGGCACCGACCGGTTCCTCGCTCTTCCGGCAATGGGTTACCACACCTCCGAAGCCAATCTTCGAGCGAGCCGGTGGGCGGCGGAAGCGCTGTGCGATGTACTGGACGGCGGAAGCCATCGCCTTGTCAGCAACCCGAACTTCCGCACGGTACGCCGAGCCGTTCGAGGGTAG
- a CDS encoding SigE family RNA polymerase sigma factor: protein MQAEQEDRFQEFVRARWSRLVRTAYLLTGDVHHAEDLTQTALAKAYRSWRRISRSDNPEAYVRRMLVSCNSDRFRKRRVAEALTAAPPERAGRDEGPGRVEERGSLLAGLAQLPPKQRAVVVLRYWEDLSEAEVAEVLGCSPGTVKSQASKGLAKLRTYPGLAPVGRAVSGGRGQGQGGSR from the coding sequence ATGCAGGCCGAACAAGAGGACCGGTTCCAGGAGTTCGTCAGAGCGCGGTGGTCCCGGCTCGTGCGGACCGCGTATCTGCTCACGGGGGACGTCCACCACGCGGAGGACCTGACGCAGACCGCGCTGGCCAAGGCGTACCGGTCGTGGCGGCGGATCTCGCGCAGCGACAACCCGGAGGCGTATGTCCGGCGGATGCTGGTCAGTTGCAACAGTGACCGGTTCCGCAAGCGGCGGGTCGCCGAGGCGCTGACGGCGGCGCCGCCGGAGCGGGCCGGGCGGGACGAGGGGCCGGGGCGGGTGGAGGAGCGTGGCTCCCTGCTGGCCGGGCTGGCCCAACTGCCGCCGAAGCAGCGGGCGGTGGTGGTGCTGCGGTACTGGGAGGACCTGTCCGAGGCGGAGGTGGCCGAGGTGCTCGGCTGCTCGCCCGGCACGGTCAAGAGCCAGGCGTCGAAGGGGCTGGCGAAGTTGCGTACGTATCCGGGCCTGGCCCCCGTCGGTCGCGCGGTGTCCGGTGGTCGGGGTCAGGGTCAGGGAGGCAGTCGGTGA
- a CDS encoding response regulator transcription factor, which translates to MSVIRVLLADDQTLVRAAFAMLVGSAPDMAVVGQAGTGREAVAVARGERPDLVVMDIRMPDLDGIEATRLIAADEELAGVRVLVLTTYDTDENIVEALRAGASGFLVKDTRPADLLDAIRTVAAGEALLSPGPTARLIARFLRSPSGPPAVGGPEGLSEREREVLALVARGLTNTEIAETLGLSPLTAKTHVSRIMGKLGARDRAQLVIVAYESGLVTPGRT; encoded by the coding sequence ATGAGCGTGATCCGGGTGCTGCTCGCGGACGACCAGACCCTGGTCCGCGCCGCGTTCGCGATGCTCGTCGGGTCGGCGCCGGACATGGCGGTGGTCGGCCAGGCGGGCACCGGGCGGGAGGCGGTGGCGGTGGCCCGCGGCGAACGCCCCGACCTCGTCGTGATGGACATCCGCATGCCCGACCTCGACGGCATCGAGGCGACCCGGCTGATCGCCGCCGACGAGGAGCTCGCCGGGGTCCGCGTCCTGGTCCTGACCACGTACGACACCGACGAGAACATCGTCGAGGCGCTGCGCGCGGGCGCCTCCGGTTTCCTGGTGAAGGACACCCGGCCCGCCGACCTCCTGGACGCCATCCGCACGGTCGCCGCGGGCGAGGCGCTGCTGTCGCCGGGGCCGACGGCCCGCCTGATCGCCCGTTTCCTGCGCAGCCCCTCCGGGCCGCCCGCCGTGGGCGGCCCGGAGGGGCTCTCCGAACGGGAGCGAGAGGTGCTCGCCCTGGTCGCGCGGGGCCTGACCAACACGGAGATCGCCGAGACGCTGGGCCTCAGCCCGCTCACCGCGAAGACCCACGTCAGCCGCATCATGGGCAAGCTGGGCGCGCGGGACAGGGCGCAACTGGTCATCGTGGCGTACGAGTCGGGGCTGGTGACACCGGGGAGGACGTGA